From a single Uloborus diversus isolate 005 unplaced genomic scaffold, Udiv.v.3.1 scaffold_11, whole genome shotgun sequence genomic region:
- the LOC129232137 gene encoding uncharacterized protein LOC129232137 — protein MDVKKTCCCGDDCHCCNCCNPTALAQKEVCPCCRQKKACGTESMSCCDKALGAKSCSCGESCKCCTDGSCKSKGACSCGESCKCCADGSCKSTKACSCGESCNCCADGSCKSKEACACGEACACCTDGSCKSKGACSCGDACNCCSDGSCKSKGACSCGDACNCCADGSCQSKGACSCGDACKCCADGRCKTMRSCSCGKSCTCCADDACKSQGTCSCGEICTCCADGSCKSKGGCSCGESCKCCADGTCKSGKCSCGESCKCCANGSCKSKGGCSCGENCRCCTDGTCKAAGSCSCGKDCKCCADGSCQSKDGCSCGKDCKCCADGSCQSKDGCSCGESCKCCSDKTCKAVGSCSCGKDCKCCADGSCKNKNGCSCGESCKCCSDGTCKAVGSCSCGKDCNCCADGACQSKDGCSCGESCKCCSDGTCKAVGSCSCGKDCKCCADGSCKNKDGCSCGKDCKCCADGSCKNKDGCSCGKDCKCCADRSCQSKDGCSCGESCKCCSNGTCKAVGSCSCGKDCKCCADGSCQSKDSCSCGESCKCCSDGTCKAVGSCSCGKDCKCCADGSCHSKDGCSCGESCKCCSEGTCTAAGSCSCGKDCKCGADRSCKGKCGC, from the coding sequence atggatGTTAAAAAGACTTGTTGTTGTGGAGATGATTGTCATTGCTGCAACTGTTGCAATCCTACTGCTTTGGCTCAAAAAGAAGTATGTCCATGCTGCAGACAAAAGAAAGCTTGTGGAACTGAAAGCATGAGCTGTTGTGATAAGGCTCTCGGGGCAAAATCCTGCTCCTGTGGAGAGAGTTGTAAGTGCTGCACTGACGGTTCCTGTAAAAGTAAAGGTGCCTGCTCCTGTGGAGAGAGTTGTAAGTGCTGCGCTGATGGATCCTGTAAAAGCACGAAAGCTTGTTCCTGTGGAGAATCCTGCAACTGCTGCGCTGACGGATCCTGTAAAAGCAAGGAAGCTTGCGCCTGTGGCGAAGCCTGCGCATGCTGCACCGATGGTTCATGTAAAAGTAAAGGTGCATGCTCCTGTGGAGATGCCTGCAACTGCTGCTCTGACGGTTCTTGTAAAAGCAAAGGAGCTTGTTCCTGTGGAGATGCCTGCAACTGTTGCGCTGACGGATCCTGTCAAAGCAAGGGAGCTTGCTCTTGTGGAGATGCCTGCAAATGTTGTGCTGATGGAAGATGCAAAACGATGAGAAGCTGCTCATGTGGAAAGAGTTGCACCTGCTGCGCCGATGATGCCTGTAAAAGTCAAGGGACCTGCTCCTGTGGAGAAATTTGCACTTGCTGTGCCGACGGTTCCTGCAAAAGCAAAGGAGGGTGCTCCTGTGGAGAAAGTTGCAAATGCTGTGCTGACGGAACTTGCAAGTCCGGAAAATGCTCTTGTGGGGAAAGTTGCAAATGTTGCGCCAATGGATCTTGCAAAAGCAAAGGTGGTTGCTCATGTGGGGAAAATTGCAGATGCTGTACTGACGGAACTTGCAAGGCAGCAGGAAGTTGCTCATGCGGAAAAGATTGCAAATGTTGTGCTGATGGATCCTGCCAAAGCAAAGATGGCTGCTCATGTGGAAAAGATTGCAAGTGTTGTGCTGATGGATCCTGCCAAAGCAAAGATGGCTGCTCCTGTGGAGAAAGCTGCAAATGCTGTTCTGACAAAACTTGCAAGGCTGTAGGAAGTTGCTCATGTGGAAAAGATTGCAAGTGTTGTGCTGACGGATCCTGCAAAAACAAAAATGGCTGCTCCTGTGGAGAAAGCTGTAAATGCTGTTCTGATGGAACTTGCAAGGCTGTGGGAAGTTGTTCATGTGGAAAAGATTGCAACTGCTGTGCTGATGGAGCCTGCCAAAGCAAAGATGGCTGCTCCTGCGGAGAAAGTTGCAAATGCTGTTCTGATGGAACTTGCAAGGCTGTAGGAAGTTGCTCATGTGGAAAAGATTGCAAGTGTTGTGCTGATGGATCCTGCAAAAACAAAGATGGCTGCTCATGTGGAAAAGATTGCAAGTGTTGTGCTGATGGATCCTGCAAAAACAAAGATGGCTGCTCATGTGGAAAAGATTGCAAGTGTTGTGCTGATAGATCCTGCCAAAGTAAAGATGGCTGCTCCTGCGGAGAAAGCTGCAAATGCTGTTCTAATGGAACTTGCAAGGCTGTAGGAAGTTGCTCATGTGGAAAAGATTGCAAGTGTTGTGCTGACGGATCCTGTCAAAGCAAAGATAGCTGCTCCTGCGGGGAAAGCTGCAAATGCTGTTCTGATGGAACTTGCAAGGCAGTGGGAAGTTGCTCATGTGGAAAAGATTGCAAGTGTTGTGCTGATGGATCCTGCCATAGCAAAGATGGCTGTTCCTGCGGAGAAAGCTGCAAATGCTGTTCCGAGGGAACTTGTACGGCTGCAGGAAGTTGCTCGTGTGGTAAAGATTGCAAGTGTGGTGCTGATAGATCCTGCAAAGGCAAATGTGGCTGCTAA